The proteins below are encoded in one region of Brevundimonas fontaquae:
- a CDS encoding metal-dependent hydrolase family protein, which produces MKRFGIALAALMASAVSAHAQQTPVATGVSTQPNTTFVEAGRLLADPSNGVVQRDKTLVIRGNQVVEVRDGFVGDPSQGKVVDLRQAFVLPGLIDSHVHLTGQQNPNARLEEVTLSDADQAMVGARYARRTLMAGFTTVADLGASNQAIFALRNAVRNGDVPGPRIIAAGSSVSIHGGHGDINGYREDVMHLLSSESICSGPEDCMRAVRTQVRAGADIIKITATGGVLSNTAAGLNQQFSDDELSAIVGSAHRMGRQVTAHAHGVDGINAFLRAGGDSIEHGTYLDDQSIRLFKSNGAWLIPTLLAGDFVARIASGPDNFFTPAQTAKALEAGPKMLDMARRAHEGGVKIAFGTDSGVSAHGDNAQEFALLVRAGLSPLEAIQAATVGAAEHLRIANEAGKIAVGMPADIVAVSGDPLTDVTELERMKFVMKSGVVYRAD; this is translated from the coding sequence ATGAAGCGTTTCGGAATCGCGCTGGCGGCGCTGATGGCGTCGGCGGTAAGCGCTCACGCCCAGCAAACCCCCGTGGCCACAGGCGTTTCGACGCAACCCAATACAACGTTCGTTGAAGCCGGAAGGTTGCTTGCGGATCCGTCGAACGGCGTTGTGCAGCGCGATAAAACTCTCGTGATCAGAGGGAACCAGGTCGTTGAAGTGCGCGACGGCTTCGTCGGCGACCCTTCTCAAGGCAAGGTCGTGGACCTGCGCCAGGCCTTTGTCCTGCCCGGTCTGATCGACAGCCACGTCCATTTGACCGGCCAGCAGAACCCCAATGCACGCCTCGAAGAGGTGACGCTTTCGGACGCGGACCAGGCGATGGTCGGCGCCCGCTATGCGCGTCGCACCCTGATGGCGGGCTTTACGACGGTGGCGGATTTGGGCGCCTCGAACCAGGCCATCTTCGCCCTGCGAAACGCCGTTCGGAATGGCGATGTGCCGGGACCGCGTATCATTGCGGCGGGGTCGTCGGTTTCGATCCACGGCGGGCATGGCGACATCAACGGCTATCGCGAGGACGTCATGCACCTGCTGTCGTCCGAAAGCATCTGCTCGGGACCTGAGGACTGCATGCGGGCCGTGCGCACCCAGGTTCGCGCCGGCGCCGACATCATCAAGATCACCGCGACGGGCGGTGTGCTGTCCAACACCGCCGCCGGCCTGAACCAGCAGTTCAGCGACGACGAACTGTCCGCCATCGTCGGCAGCGCCCACCGCATGGGCCGCCAGGTGACGGCGCATGCCCACGGGGTGGACGGCATCAACGCCTTCCTGCGGGCCGGCGGCGATTCCATCGAACATGGCACCTATCTGGACGATCAGTCGATCCGCCTGTTCAAGTCGAACGGCGCCTGGCTGATCCCGACGCTGCTGGCTGGCGATTTCGTGGCGCGCATCGCCTCCGGCCCCGACAACTTCTTCACCCCCGCCCAGACGGCCAAGGCGCTGGAGGCCGGTCCCAAAATGCTGGACATGGCGCGCCGCGCGCATGAGGGCGGGGTCAAGATCGCCTTCGGCACCGATTCGGGCGTCTCGGCCCACGGCGACAACGCCCAGGAGTTCGCGCTTCTGGTCCGCGCCGGCCTGAGCCCGCTTGAGGCCATCCAGGCCGCCACCGTCGGCGCCGCCGAACACCTGCGCATCGCCAATGAGGCCGGGAAGATCGCCGTAGGCATGCCCGCCGACATCGTCGCCGTCTCGGGCGATCCGCTGACGGACGTGACCGAGCTGGAGCGGATGAAGTTCGTGATGAAGTCCGGCGTCGTCTATCGCGCCGACTGA
- a CDS encoding murein L,D-transpeptidase catalytic domain family protein: MRLSRRGLILGGSAMLAGCASASATAPLTTAQNGTPIAMPQVGLPTVQTSAVTPPLDPRGHVRKDLMERAMTALDTHHHRLPLRDRMYLVDFQKFSGEERLYEVDLIAGEVKVLRTCHGRGSDPSHTGYAQRFSNTPDSNMSSIGAYATAGANWGAQQGPNVLLDGLEYTNDRARERAIIIHGADYADPDFLAREGKLGRSYGCFSVAHTDLPALRERMGEGRLLFAAA, translated from the coding sequence ATGCGGCTATCGAGACGAGGACTTATTCTGGGCGGATCGGCCATGCTGGCGGGATGCGCCAGCGCGAGCGCTACGGCGCCGCTGACGACGGCTCAGAACGGAACTCCGATCGCCATGCCACAGGTCGGTCTGCCCACGGTCCAGACCTCCGCTGTGACGCCGCCGCTGGATCCGCGTGGTCACGTTCGCAAGGACCTGATGGAGCGCGCCATGACCGCGCTGGACACCCATCATCACCGCCTGCCTCTGCGTGACCGGATGTATTTGGTCGACTTCCAGAAGTTTTCGGGCGAGGAGCGGCTCTATGAGGTCGACCTGATCGCGGGTGAAGTGAAGGTGCTGCGCACCTGCCACGGCCGGGGATCGGATCCCAGCCACACCGGCTATGCCCAGCGCTTTTCCAACACGCCGGATTCCAACATGTCCTCGATCGGCGCCTATGCGACGGCGGGCGCCAACTGGGGCGCGCAACAGGGGCCGAACGTGCTGCTGGACGGGCTGGAATACACCAACGACAGGGCGCGCGAGCGGGCCATCATCATCCACGGCGCCGACTACGCCGATCCCGACTTCCTGGCGCGCGAAGGCAAGCTGGGTCGCAGCTACGGCTGTTTCTCGGTCGCTCACACCGACCTGCCGGCGTTGCGCGAACGCATGGGCGAAGGCCGGCTGCTGTTCGCAGCGGCCTAA
- a CDS encoding type II toxin-antitoxin system RelE/ParE family toxin — MRRVVWTEQAREDLIAIQSYVQGFSLPAAIRLAVRLIDLAESLNAFPDRGRQIRHGLREAVSIRPYVIRYAILADEIRIITIRHSARRPER; from the coding sequence ATGCGGCGAGTAGTCTGGACCGAGCAAGCTCGGGAAGACCTGATCGCCATTCAATCCTATGTGCAGGGCTTCAGCCTTCCCGCTGCGATCCGTCTGGCCGTTCGTCTAATTGATCTGGCTGAAAGCCTGAACGCCTTTCCCGACCGTGGCAGGCAGATCAGGCATGGGCTTCGCGAGGCTGTTTCGATCCGCCCCTATGTGATCCGATACGCTATCCTGGCCGACGAAATCCGCATCATCACCATCCGCCACTCCGCCCGACGGCCCGAGCGCTAG
- the purD gene encoding phosphoribosylamine--glycine ligase, protein MNILLVGSGGREHALAWKIAQSPLVTRLVAAPGNPGIEKLCELRAVKADDADGLAALAREIKADLVVVGPEVALAAGLADRLASAGIPCFGPTAKAAQLETSKAFSKGFLERHEIPTAGYGVYDTVKDAKAALDVFRPPYVIKADGLAAGKGVAISPDRPDAEAEIERMLGGRFGAAGARVVIEEFMDGEEGSLFALCDGQRALLFGGAQDHKRAFDGDLGPNTGGMGAYSPAPVFTPELVQQADALIVQPTIRKMAEEGAPYRGVLYAGLMATEDGPKVVEFNARFGDPECQVLMMRMAGDIVPYLLGCARGDVSGLASPAFKPQTVICVVMAAKGYPDSPLEGSIIRGADQDFGPHVQVFHAGTKRRDDGLLAASGGRVLNVCAEGDDIAQARERAYAAILKIDWPGGFNRSDIGWRALDRG, encoded by the coding sequence ATGAACATTCTTCTCGTCGGATCGGGCGGCCGCGAACACGCCCTGGCCTGGAAGATCGCACAGTCTCCGCTGGTCACGCGCCTGGTCGCCGCACCGGGCAACCCTGGCATCGAGAAGCTGTGCGAGCTGCGCGCCGTCAAGGCGGACGATGCCGACGGCCTGGCCGCCCTGGCCAGAGAGATCAAGGCCGATCTGGTCGTTGTTGGGCCCGAGGTGGCGCTGGCCGCTGGTCTGGCTGACCGGCTGGCCTCGGCCGGCATTCCCTGCTTCGGACCGACCGCCAAGGCGGCGCAGCTGGAAACCTCGAAGGCCTTTTCGAAGGGCTTCCTTGAACGGCACGAAATCCCCACCGCCGGCTACGGCGTCTACGACACGGTCAAGGACGCTAAGGCGGCGCTGGACGTGTTCCGGCCGCCCTATGTCATCAAGGCCGATGGCCTGGCCGCCGGCAAGGGCGTGGCTATCAGCCCCGACCGCCCCGACGCCGAGGCCGAAATCGAACGGATGCTGGGCGGCCGGTTCGGCGCGGCCGGCGCCCGCGTCGTGATCGAGGAGTTCATGGACGGCGAGGAAGGCTCGCTATTCGCCCTGTGCGACGGTCAACGCGCCCTTCTGTTCGGCGGCGCCCAGGACCACAAGCGCGCGTTCGACGGCGACCTTGGTCCGAACACCGGCGGCATGGGCGCCTATTCGCCCGCGCCCGTCTTCACGCCCGAGCTGGTGCAGCAGGCCGACGCGCTGATCGTCCAGCCGACGATCCGCAAGATGGCGGAGGAGGGTGCCCCCTATCGCGGCGTCCTCTACGCCGGCCTGATGGCGACCGAGGACGGCCCCAAGGTGGTCGAGTTCAACGCTCGCTTCGGCGACCCGGAATGCCAGGTGCTGATGATGCGGATGGCGGGCGACATCGTCCCCTATCTGCTGGGCTGCGCGCGCGGCGACGTCTCGGGCCTGGCTTCTCCCGCCTTCAAGCCCCAGACGGTGATCTGTGTGGTCATGGCCGCCAAGGGCTATCCCGACAGCCCGCTGGAAGGCTCGATCATTCGCGGCGCCGATCAGGACTTCGGCCCTCATGTCCAGGTCTTCCACGCCGGAACCAAGCGCCGCGACGACGGCTTGCTGGCCGCCTCGGGCGGGCGCGTCCTGAACGTCTGCGCCGAGGGCGACGACATCGCCCAGGCCCGCGAACGCGCCTATGCCGCCATCCTCAAGATCGACTGGCCGGGCGGCTTCAACCGCTCCGACATCGGCTGGCGCGCTTTGGATCGCGGCTGA
- a CDS encoding PRC-barrel domain-containing protein has product MKRIVPLAAILCLTGGVFACSDRDDDVVQAPAPGAAPVALPKQKADAAASNAALAFNMTRDQLEDADLYSRANVDLGDVETLVLDASGALTHLVVELEGPGDMKVLVPVADVSPIDRNGDRDLVTDLTPGQLQALPAWTPPVR; this is encoded by the coding sequence ATGAAGCGCATCGTCCCGCTCGCCGCCATTCTGTGCCTGACCGGCGGCGTCTTCGCCTGCTCGGATCGCGACGACGATGTGGTCCAGGCCCCTGCGCCGGGCGCAGCGCCCGTCGCCTTGCCGAAGCAGAAGGCCGATGCCGCCGCCTCGAACGCCGCCTTGGCCTTCAACATGACCCGCGATCAGCTGGAGGATGCGGACCTGTATTCGCGCGCCAACGTCGATCTGGGCGATGTCGAAACCCTCGTGCTGGACGCTTCGGGCGCCCTGACCCATTTGGTCGTCGAACTGGAGGGACCTGGCGACATGAAGGTGCTGGTTCCGGTCGCGGACGTGTCTCCGATCGACCGCAACGGCGACCGGGATCTGGTCACCGATTTGACGCCCGGCCAGCTTCAGGCCCTGCCGGCCTGGACCCCGCCCGTTCGCTGA
- the xseA gene encoding exodeoxyribonuclease VII large subunit yields MSDDSYVFEGPAEVPAPRDNNPPLSISELSFALKRTLEDRFGHVRLRGEVSKVNRHASGHIYLTLKDDKSAIDGVVWKGSVRGLGVQPEAGLEVIVTGKITSYPARSSYQIVIESMEAAGAGALLAQLERLKVRLREEGLFEPGRKKPLPAFPKTIGVITSPTGAVIRDVLHRIAERWPCRVIVWPVVVQGDSACGQVSNAIRGFDGMTPDGLIPRPDLLIVARGGGSVEDLWCFNDEGLARTVAAARIPIISAVGHETDTTLIDFVSDRRAPTPTGAAEMATPVLADLRYAVADMDRRMVQAGGRLIEDRRTRLRAVARGLPARPEELLALAQQRLDHVSSRLGSGLQHNVALHERHLAVTGGKLGPAMLRTRIEQGQDRLRGAGDRLGAALQAGVARGERRLLQVSGRLSPEPLHRRLDQRQARLEAVGARLDGVLPRRLEREADRLAALSRALTTLDPGRPKPGFARVEDTSGDWITSARGLEAGQAVRLVFGDGVQPATINGGEPRPSPPRPAAKPKPTAADQGSLF; encoded by the coding sequence ATGAGCGACGACTCCTACGTATTCGAAGGCCCGGCCGAGGTCCCTGCCCCGCGCGACAACAATCCGCCCCTGTCGATCTCGGAACTGTCGTTCGCGCTGAAGCGCACGCTGGAAGACCGGTTCGGCCACGTGCGGCTGCGCGGCGAGGTCTCCAAGGTCAATCGCCACGCCTCGGGCCACATCTATCTGACGCTGAAGGACGACAAGTCGGCCATCGACGGCGTCGTGTGGAAGGGGTCGGTGCGCGGCCTGGGCGTTCAGCCCGAAGCGGGGCTGGAGGTCATCGTCACCGGCAAGATCACCTCCTATCCGGCCAGATCCTCCTATCAGATCGTGATCGAGAGCATGGAGGCGGCCGGAGCGGGCGCCCTGCTGGCCCAGTTGGAACGGCTGAAGGTCCGGCTGCGTGAGGAAGGGCTGTTCGAGCCGGGGCGCAAGAAGCCCCTGCCCGCCTTTCCCAAGACCATCGGCGTGATCACCAGCCCGACCGGCGCGGTGATCCGCGACGTGCTGCACCGGATCGCGGAACGCTGGCCCTGTCGCGTCATCGTCTGGCCTGTGGTCGTTCAGGGCGATTCGGCCTGCGGTCAGGTGTCGAACGCCATTCGCGGGTTTGACGGGATGACGCCCGACGGGCTGATCCCCCGCCCGGACCTGCTGATCGTCGCGCGCGGCGGCGGGTCGGTCGAGGACCTGTGGTGTTTCAACGACGAAGGCCTGGCGCGGACCGTAGCGGCGGCGCGCATTCCGATCATCTCGGCCGTCGGGCACGAGACCGACACCACCCTGATCGACTTCGTGTCGGATCGCCGGGCGCCGACCCCGACCGGCGCCGCCGAAATGGCGACGCCGGTGCTGGCGGACCTGCGCTACGCCGTCGCCGACATGGACCGGCGCATGGTGCAGGCGGGCGGACGGCTGATCGAGGATCGACGCACGCGCCTGCGGGCGGTGGCGCGCGGCCTGCCGGCGCGGCCGGAGGAACTGCTGGCCCTGGCGCAGCAGCGGCTGGACCATGTGTCGAGCCGGCTGGGATCGGGCCTGCAACACAACGTCGCCCTGCACGAGCGGCATCTGGCGGTGACGGGCGGCAAGCTGGGCCCGGCCATGCTGCGCACCCGGATCGAGCAAGGTCAGGACCGGCTGCGCGGCGCGGGCGATCGGCTGGGCGCGGCGCTTCAGGCGGGCGTGGCGCGCGGCGAGCGGCGATTGTTGCAGGTCTCTGGGCGGCTGTCGCCCGAACCGCTGCATCGACGGCTGGACCAGCGTCAGGCGCGGCTTGAAGCCGTCGGCGCGCGACTGGACGGGGTCCTGCCCCGCCGACTGGAGCGCGAAGCCGATCGGCTTGCGGCGCTGTCTCGCGCGCTGACGACCCTGGACCCCGGCCGTCCCAAGCCGGGCTTCGCCCGCGTGGAAGATACCAGCGGCGACTGGATCACCTCGGCCAGGGGGCTGGAGGCGGGTCAGGCGGTCCGGCTGGTGTTCGGCGACGGCGTTCAGCCCGCGACGATCAACGGCGGCGAACCCCGTCCGTCCCCGCCGCGTCCGGCGGCCAAGCCGAAGCCGACCGCCGCCGATCAGGGCAGCCTGTTCTAG
- the lspA gene encoding signal peptidase II, with protein MKITRLAVTAYVFALLIIVLDQLTKAWIISGLSLQEVGRIPVFPPILNFSWVENTGVSFGLFGGGEARWGLAIFSIVVSAGLAWWATQSNRRLLITAIGFVMGGALGNVIDRIRFGYVVDFIDFSGTGVFPWVFNVADSAITIGVVLLIIDSLVSDKPAKVGAAVEKS; from the coding sequence ATGAAGATCACGCGCCTCGCCGTCACCGCCTATGTGTTCGCCCTTCTGATCATCGTTCTGGATCAGCTGACCAAGGCCTGGATCATCAGCGGCCTGTCGCTGCAGGAAGTCGGCCGCATCCCCGTCTTCCCGCCGATCCTGAACTTCAGCTGGGTCGAGAACACCGGCGTCAGCTTCGGCCTGTTCGGCGGCGGCGAGGCGCGCTGGGGCCTGGCCATCTTCTCCATCGTCGTCTCGGCCGGCCTGGCCTGGTGGGCGACGCAATCGAACCGACGCCTGCTGATAACCGCAATCGGTTTCGTCATGGGCGGGGCGCTGGGCAATGTGATCGACCGGATCCGCTTCGGCTATGTGGTCGACTTCATCGACTTCTCGGGCACCGGCGTGTTTCCCTGGGTGTTCAACGTCGCCGACAGCGCCATCACCATCGGCGTCGTGCTGCTGATCATCGACAGTCTGGTGTCTGACAAACCCGCCAAGGTTGGCGCGGCCGTCGAAAAGTCGTAA
- a CDS encoding DUF3035 domain-containing protein, which translates to MRIRSVAVLTLVASSALAVSACGSIKQGIGLTKVVPDEFVTVSTAPLSIPPEYGLRPPAPGQPRPQELAPESAARQILLGQRQAVTRTPGEQVLVAQAGGDQADPLARYVVDDEFGDLAHKDESFANRLMFWRKDDASTQAPTVRQTAEGQKTIDASTEAARLQALTGGQQAITIQPRRSSGFKLPGL; encoded by the coding sequence ATGCGTATCCGCAGTGTCGCCGTCCTGACCCTCGTCGCCTCCTCCGCGCTCGCCGTCTCGGCCTGCGGCAGCATCAAACAGGGCATCGGCCTGACCAAGGTGGTGCCGGACGAGTTCGTGACCGTCTCGACCGCCCCGCTCAGCATTCCGCCGGAATACGGCCTGCGTCCGCCCGCGCCCGGCCAGCCGCGCCCGCAGGAACTGGCCCCCGAAAGCGCCGCGCGTCAGATCCTTCTGGGTCAGCGTCAGGCCGTCACCCGCACGCCGGGCGAACAGGTCCTGGTGGCCCAGGCCGGCGGCGACCAGGCCGATCCGCTCGCCCGCTATGTCGTCGATGACGAGTTCGGCGATCTGGCGCACAAGGACGAAAGCTTCGCCAACCGCCTGATGTTCTGGCGCAAGGACGACGCCTCGACCCAGGCCCCGACGGTTCGCCAGACCGCCGAAGGCCAGAAGACCATCGACGCCTCGACCGAGGCCGCCCGTCTTCAGGCTCTGACCGGCGGCCAACAGGCCATCACGATCCAGCCGCGTCGCAGCAGCGGCTTCAAACTGCCGGGCCTGTAA
- a CDS encoding PaaI family thioesterase, translated as MTETVDIAALSGIDQLRLGMTGGFIAPIARTVGFELTEVEEGRVVFEAIPTTAVYNPLGTVHGGWIATVLDSACGCVVHSTLRPGQTYTTLELKTVFHKALTAGTPVRAEGRIVQAGRRAAFSEADLRGLDGKLYATATSTCLVMER; from the coding sequence ATGACCGAAACCGTCGATATCGCCGCCCTGTCCGGGATCGACCAACTGCGTCTGGGCATGACGGGCGGCTTCATCGCGCCCATCGCCCGCACTGTCGGCTTCGAACTGACCGAAGTGGAAGAAGGCCGGGTGGTGTTCGAGGCCATCCCCACCACCGCCGTCTATAATCCGCTGGGCACCGTTCATGGCGGCTGGATCGCAACGGTGCTCGACTCGGCCTGCGGCTGCGTCGTCCATTCGACGCTTCGGCCGGGCCAGACCTATACGACGCTGGAGCTGAAGACCGTTTTTCACAAGGCGCTGACCGCCGGCACGCCGGTTCGGGCCGAGGGCCGGATCGTTCAGGCCGGTCGGCGCGCGGCCTTCTCGGAGGCCGATCTGCGCGGCCTGGACGGCAAGCTCTATGCGACCGCAACCTCGACATGCCTGGTCATGGAACGTTGA
- a CDS encoding Tat pathway signal sequence domain protein, whose product MRRVFTALAALSIAASVLPVAAEAQTSQRQRERGGQQQQASGEDAAPSRAPRIAPLRRRANAGPCPYVKILYDAARYVELEGGRAAVANVGYTGEIEGISSDCEYREADPIRVDMDVLFNLGRGPQATGEQRTYRYWIAVTERNNAILSKEYFDLPVNFEGQRTASVTEKRTIVIPRAGIETSGSNFEILVGFDVTPEMAEFNRSGSRFRVNAGTTPAAPSPASAPSQ is encoded by the coding sequence ATGCGTCGCGTGTTCACCGCCCTGGCCGCCCTCTCCATCGCGGCCTCCGTCCTGCCCGTCGCCGCCGAGGCCCAGACCTCCCAGCGTCAACGCGAGCGCGGCGGGCAACAGCAGCAGGCCTCGGGTGAAGACGCCGCGCCGTCGCGCGCGCCGCGCATCGCACCCCTGCGTCGCCGCGCCAACGCCGGCCCCTGCCCCTATGTGAAGATTCTCTACGACGCCGCCCGCTACGTCGAACTGGAAGGCGGCCGCGCCGCCGTGGCCAATGTCGGCTACACCGGCGAGATCGAAGGCATCTCTTCGGACTGCGAATATCGCGAGGCCGATCCGATTCGCGTCGACATGGACGTCCTGTTCAACCTGGGTCGCGGCCCGCAGGCGACGGGCGAGCAACGCACCTACCGCTACTGGATCGCGGTGACGGAGCGGAACAACGCCATCCTGTCCAAGGAATATTTCGACCTGCCGGTGAACTTTGAGGGCCAGCGCACCGCTTCGGTCACTGAAAAGCGCACCATCGTCATTCCGCGCGCCGGCATCGAAACCAGCGGCAGCAACTTCGAAATCCTGGTCGGTTTCGACGTGACGCCGGAAATGGCCGAGTTCAATCGCTCGGGCAGCCGCTTCCGCGTGAACGCCGGCACGACGCCGGCCGCGCCCTCGCCTGCCTCTGCGCCGAGCCAATAA
- the argS gene encoding arginine--tRNA ligase has translation MSDLKTVLSEAVAAAFAAEGVDAALARVTPSDRPDLADFQSNGALAAAKALKANPRELAGKIAERLSADARFASVEVAGPGFINLKLSDALLAERATEVANDAAHAGAATVAEPRRVVIDYGGPNVAKPMHVGHLRSAIIGESLKRLFRFRGDDVTGDAHFGDWGFQMGLLIVACGDEGLADAFMVEGDGPFPTESPVTLADMDRLYPQAAGKAKEDPVFRDRARKATAELQNGRPGYRALWQHFVAVSREALKREYGDLSVDFDLWNGESDADPQMPEMLAHLKETGLLVEDDGAQVVHVAKPGETRKKKLPDGSVIEAPSPPPLLVISSEGSAMYGTTDLATILDRKKALSPDLALYVVDERQAEHFEQVFRAAYLAGYAEQGALEHLGFGTMNGQDGKPFKTRAGGVLKLRDLIDQATEKARERLHEAKLGDDLLPEEFEAIAHKVAIAALKFADLSNARTTSYVFDLDRFISFEGKTGPYLLYQSVRIKSLLRKGAEQGLTLGAIVIAEPAERDLALTLDAFSTAVSDAYDKRMPHLVAEHAYRVAQSFSKFYAACPVLIAPDEATKRSRLALSAAALRQLEIALNLLGIDTPERM, from the coding sequence ATGTCTGATCTGAAGACCGTCCTCAGCGAAGCGGTCGCCGCCGCCTTCGCCGCCGAAGGCGTGGATGCGGCCTTGGCCCGCGTCACCCCGTCGGACCGCCCCGACCTGGCCGATTTCCAGTCCAATGGAGCCCTCGCCGCCGCCAAGGCGCTGAAGGCCAATCCGCGCGAACTGGCCGGCAAGATCGCCGAGCGCCTGAGCGCGGATGCCCGCTTCGCCTCGGTTGAGGTCGCCGGACCGGGCTTCATCAATCTGAAGCTCTCCGACGCGCTGCTGGCTGAACGGGCGACCGAGGTGGCTAACGACGCCGCCCACGCGGGCGCCGCGACCGTGGCCGAACCGCGCCGGGTGGTGATCGACTACGGCGGTCCCAACGTCGCCAAGCCGATGCACGTCGGCCATTTGCGCAGCGCCATCATCGGCGAGAGCCTGAAGCGGCTGTTCCGCTTCCGGGGCGACGACGTGACCGGCGACGCCCACTTCGGCGACTGGGGCTTCCAGATGGGCCTGCTGATCGTCGCCTGCGGCGACGAAGGTCTGGCCGACGCCTTCATGGTCGAGGGCGACGGTCCCTTCCCGACCGAAAGCCCGGTGACGCTGGCCGACATGGACCGCCTTTATCCGCAGGCCGCCGGCAAGGCCAAGGAGGATCCGGTCTTCCGCGATCGCGCCCGCAAGGCGACGGCGGAACTTCAGAATGGCCGTCCCGGCTACCGCGCGCTCTGGCAGCATTTCGTGGCGGTCAGCCGCGAGGCGCTGAAGCGCGAATACGGCGACCTGTCGGTCGATTTCGACCTGTGGAACGGCGAAAGCGACGCCGATCCGCAGATGCCGGAAATGCTGGCGCACCTGAAAGAGACCGGCCTGCTGGTCGAGGACGACGGCGCCCAGGTGGTTCACGTCGCCAAGCCCGGCGAGACGCGCAAGAAGAAGCTGCCCGATGGCTCGGTGATCGAGGCCCCGTCTCCCCCGCCCCTGCTGGTCATCAGCTCGGAAGGCTCGGCCATGTACGGCACGACCGACTTGGCCACGATCCTGGACCGCAAGAAGGCTCTATCGCCCGACCTGGCCCTCTACGTGGTCGACGAACGCCAGGCCGAGCATTTCGAACAGGTCTTCCGCGCCGCCTATCTGGCCGGCTACGCCGAACAGGGCGCGCTGGAGCATCTCGGCTTCGGCACGATGAACGGACAGGACGGCAAGCCTTTCAAGACCCGCGCGGGTGGCGTGCTGAAGCTGCGCGACCTGATCGATCAGGCGACCGAAAAGGCGCGAGAGCGCCTGCACGAGGCCAAGCTGGGCGACGACCTGTTGCCGGAAGAGTTCGAGGCCATCGCGCACAAGGTGGCCATCGCGGCCCTGAAGTTCGCCGACCTGTCGAACGCGCGCACCACCAGCTACGTGTTCGATCTCGATCGCTTCATAAGCTTCGAGGGCAAGACCGGGCCGTATCTGCTGTATCAATCGGTCCGCATCAAATCCCTGCTGCGCAAGGGCGCCGAACAGGGGCTGACGCTCGGCGCCATCGTCATCGCCGAACCGGCGGAGCGCGATCTGGCCCTGACGCTGGACGCCTTCTCGACCGCCGTGTCGGACGCCTACGACAAGCGGATGCCGCATCTGGTCGCCGAACACGCCTATCGCGTGGCCCAGTCCTTCTCGAAATTCTACGCCGCCTGCCCCGTGCTGATCGCGCCGGACGAAGCGACCAAACGCTCGCGTCTGGCCCTGTCCGCTGCGGCTCTGCGCCAGCTGGAAATCGCGCTGAACCTGCTGGGCATCGACACGCCGGAGCGGATGTAG